The following proteins come from a genomic window of Diorhabda carinulata isolate Delta chromosome X, icDioCari1.1, whole genome shotgun sequence:
- the LOC130901363 gene encoding uncharacterized protein LOC130901363 produces MSGYKRSYTIEEDNKILTYIVSTGSFYHLKGILFWKQLEDSQAFHGTRTWMSLKNRFIKSILPSIHNDLYTLSDSDKKKIVDGYFNRPIVEECEIKESGSSNPQQLDDTVGTTGSDDVIVING; encoded by the exons atgtcagGGTATAAACGGTCATATACCATAGAAGAAGACAATAAGATACTGACATATATTGTATCGACTGGATCGTTTTATCACTTAAAAggaatattattttggaaacaaCTTGAAGATTCCCAAGCTTTTCATGGAACTCGAACGTGGATGAGTCTGAAAAATCGCTTTATAAAATCg attttacCCAGTATTCACAATGATTTATATACTTTATCAGATtctgataaaaagaaaattgttgatgGATACTTTAATAGACCTATTGTGGAGGAATGCGAAATTAAAGAATCAGGCTCGTCAAATCCACAACAGTTAGATGATACTGTGGGAACCACTGGTTCTGATGATGTGATTGTTATTAATGGTTAG